One part of the Ancylomarina subtilis genome encodes these proteins:
- a CDS encoding endonuclease MutS2 — protein MIYPDNFETKIRFDKVRELLKKQCLSPLGRDLVDELKFSESFKRVSRRVNETNEFKTICLEEENFPLGHFIDVRQSLEKIRIEGTYLELEELFNLKRSLESISAILRFFKNKEEGTYPYLMKLTGNVKMYPYIFERINAILTKHGRMKDNASPELMQIRSSLTQKQATISRRMQALLRAAQKDGWVDQDVSLSVRDGRTVIPVASAYKRKIKGIVHDESATGKTSYIEPAEIVETNNEIRELEYAERREVIKVLREFTEQVRPYIDDLFLAYAFLAQIDFIRAKAKFAIQVNGLLPQMQKTPTVLWENAVHPLLYLTLQGEGRQVVPLNIEINDKQRIVLISGPNAGGKSVCLQTMGLLQYMFQCGLLVPMGEKSKMGIFDNIFIDIGDEQSMENDLSTYSSHLMNMKHFLKYSNAETLIMIDEFGTGTEPALGGAIAESILDKLNRKQVRGVITTHYTGLKHYASEAEGIENGAMLYDSHKMQPLFQLHVGKPGSSFAFEIARKIGLPEEILKSATDKIGGDHINFDKHLRDIVRDKRYWEGKREKIRVNEKKLAQLVERYEVDLKETSNLRKEIISKAQEEAKQLLSQANKSIEKTIREIKESKAEKEKTRQVRKAFEEQKEAITQGDLQEEERINRKIQKLKDRENKAKKFRGEKTSETSRSEKEVPQKKKQFDPSVIEKGDSVKLDNQRTVGEVIEVNDKTAVVAFGALLTSVKLNRLTKVSKTQAKKESTTYNQTSALVQERISKRKLSFRRDIDVRGMRAEEALQIVMDHVDEAIMLDISEFRILHGTGHGILRKLIRDYLKTVQLVRSCTDEKIQMGGSGITVVHLE, from the coding sequence GTGATATATCCTGATAATTTTGAAACAAAAATACGGTTCGATAAAGTTCGAGAACTATTAAAGAAACAATGTTTAAGTCCTCTTGGGCGCGATTTGGTTGATGAGCTCAAGTTCTCCGAATCATTTAAACGAGTATCTCGTAGAGTAAATGAAACCAACGAATTTAAAACGATTTGCCTAGAAGAAGAGAATTTTCCTTTGGGACATTTCATTGATGTGCGCCAAAGTTTAGAAAAAATTCGAATTGAGGGGACTTATTTGGAGTTGGAGGAATTGTTTAATCTGAAACGTTCTTTGGAATCCATCTCGGCTATTCTACGTTTTTTTAAGAATAAAGAAGAAGGTACTTATCCTTATCTGATGAAGCTGACGGGGAACGTGAAAATGTATCCCTATATCTTCGAAAGAATAAATGCGATATTGACAAAACACGGGCGGATGAAGGATAATGCTTCGCCGGAGTTGATGCAAATTCGCAGCAGCTTAACACAAAAGCAAGCTACAATTTCAAGACGTATGCAAGCACTTTTGCGTGCGGCCCAAAAAGATGGTTGGGTTGATCAGGACGTATCCCTTTCTGTTCGTGATGGTCGTACGGTTATTCCTGTTGCGTCGGCTTATAAGCGTAAAATCAAAGGGATTGTTCATGATGAATCGGCAACGGGAAAAACCTCTTATATTGAACCTGCTGAGATTGTTGAAACGAATAATGAAATTCGCGAATTGGAGTATGCTGAACGCCGTGAGGTGATTAAGGTGCTTCGTGAATTTACAGAACAAGTTCGCCCCTATATAGACGACTTGTTTTTGGCTTATGCTTTTTTGGCTCAAATTGATTTTATTCGTGCAAAGGCCAAGTTTGCAATTCAAGTGAATGGCCTTTTACCACAAATGCAGAAAACGCCAACAGTTCTATGGGAAAATGCAGTTCATCCCTTATTGTATCTAACCCTGCAGGGCGAAGGGCGACAAGTTGTTCCTTTAAATATTGAGATTAACGATAAGCAACGGATTGTATTAATCTCAGGACCCAATGCAGGAGGTAAGTCAGTTTGTTTGCAAACCATGGGCTTATTGCAGTACATGTTTCAATGTGGTTTATTAGTACCAATGGGCGAAAAATCGAAAATGGGTATTTTCGATAATATTTTCATTGATATTGGTGATGAACAGTCTATGGAGAACGATTTGAGTACTTATAGTTCCCATCTGATGAATATGAAGCATTTTCTGAAGTATTCGAATGCTGAAACCCTGATAATGATTGATGAGTTTGGTACAGGGACAGAGCCCGCTTTGGGGGGAGCTATTGCTGAATCGATTCTTGATAAGCTGAACAGGAAACAAGTGAGAGGTGTCATAACAACGCACTATACCGGATTAAAACACTATGCTTCTGAAGCTGAAGGTATAGAAAATGGAGCGATGCTTTACGACTCGCATAAGATGCAGCCTTTATTTCAATTGCATGTCGGTAAACCGGGTTCCTCTTTTGCATTTGAAATTGCACGTAAAATTGGATTGCCTGAGGAAATCCTTAAGTCGGCTACAGATAAGATTGGAGGCGATCATATCAATTTTGACAAACATTTACGTGATATCGTTCGTGATAAACGTTATTGGGAAGGTAAACGTGAGAAAATTCGTGTGAACGAAAAGAAGCTTGCACAATTGGTCGAACGTTACGAAGTTGATTTGAAAGAAACCTCCAATTTGAGAAAGGAAATTATTTCTAAAGCTCAGGAAGAGGCAAAGCAACTCTTGAGTCAAGCCAATAAGTCGATTGAAAAAACCATTCGCGAGATTAAGGAGAGTAAGGCTGAAAAAGAAAAAACACGCCAAGTTCGAAAAGCTTTTGAAGAACAAAAAGAAGCGATTACTCAAGGCGATTTACAAGAAGAGGAGCGTATTAATCGGAAAATCCAGAAACTAAAAGATAGAGAGAATAAGGCTAAGAAATTTAGAGGTGAGAAAACGTCTGAGACAAGTCGTTCGGAAAAAGAGGTTCCTCAAAAGAAGAAGCAATTTGATCCATCAGTTATTGAAAAGGGAGATAGTGTAAAGCTGGACAATCAGCGAACAGTAGGAGAAGTGATTGAAGTTAATGATAAGACTGCTGTAGTTGCCTTTGGCGCTTTATTAACATCCGTAAAGTTGAACAGGTTGACCAAGGTTAGTAAAACTCAAGCGAAAAAGGAGAGTACAACTTACAATCAGACTTCGGCATTGGTGCAGGAACGAATTTCGAAGCGTAAACTAAGTTTCAGAAGGGATATTGATGTGAGGGGTATGCGTGCTGAGGAAGCTCTTCAGATTGTGATGGACCATGTTGATGAGGCCATAATGCTGGATATTAGTGAATTTAGAATTCTACACGGAACCGGGCATGGTATTTTACGAAAGTTAATACGCGACTATCTGAAAACTGTACAGTTGGTTCGATCTTGTACCGATGAGAAAATTCAAATGGGAGGCTCGGGTATAACGGTTGTCCATTTGGAATAG
- a CDS encoding CD0519/CD1768 family membrane protein, whose product MNAIKSIKETNFLKQRRYEAVMFLITFFGIFGYVGHTMGVANMLNTIMNTAWDLLMNTVFYIMGITVLSGALGKLLIEFGVVRLLEKILAPLMKPLFNLPGVGALAGVLTFLSDNPAIISLANDKNFSKYFKNYQLVSLTNFGTAFGMGLIVITFMSTLKIPGNDDNLFIPALIGLIGALVGAIVSTRLMQRLIKNVIKPRKDTDFEGATEKISFKSEGGLFIRFLNSILDGGKSGVDLGLAIIPGVLIISTMVMMLTFGPKDPAIGYQGLAYEGVTLLPDLAGHIWWLFEGLFGFKNPELIAFPVTSLGAVGAALSLVKAFIAKGIIDGNVIAVFTAMGMCWSGYLSTHTAMLDTLNYRELTSKALLSHTIGGIIAGCFAHYLYVLVTMFM is encoded by the coding sequence ATGAACGCAATTAAGTCGATTAAAGAGACTAATTTCCTTAAACAAAGAAGGTATGAAGCCGTGATGTTTCTTATCACTTTCTTTGGAATTTTCGGTTATGTCGGTCACACAATGGGAGTAGCAAATATGCTCAACACCATTATGAATACAGCTTGGGATCTTCTTATGAACACTGTATTCTACATTATGGGGATTACCGTATTATCCGGAGCGCTGGGTAAATTACTAATCGAGTTTGGCGTGGTCCGTTTATTGGAAAAAATTCTTGCCCCTCTAATGAAACCTCTTTTCAACCTTCCAGGTGTAGGAGCATTAGCTGGAGTCTTGACCTTTCTTTCTGACAATCCTGCTATCATCAGTTTGGCTAACGACAAAAATTTTAGCAAATATTTTAAGAACTACCAATTGGTTTCATTAACCAACTTTGGAACAGCTTTTGGTATGGGACTTATTGTAATCACCTTTATGTCAACTCTTAAAATCCCTGGCAACGATGACAACTTATTTATACCTGCTTTAATTGGTTTAATTGGTGCCTTAGTTGGTGCAATTGTTTCGACACGATTGATGCAACGATTAATCAAAAATGTGATAAAACCTCGTAAAGATACGGACTTCGAAGGTGCTACAGAGAAAATCTCTTTCAAATCAGAAGGTGGTCTTTTTATTCGTTTTCTGAACTCAATTTTGGATGGAGGAAAATCTGGTGTTGACTTAGGCTTGGCAATTATTCCCGGGGTATTGATTATCTCAACCATGGTGATGATGCTTACATTCGGACCTAAAGATCCTGCTATTGGATACCAGGGTTTAGCTTACGAAGGTGTGACTTTACTACCAGATCTTGCCGGTCATATTTGGTGGTTATTCGAAGGTCTGTTCGGGTTCAAAAATCCAGAGCTGATTGCCTTCCCAGTAACCTCATTGGGTGCTGTAGGTGCCGCCTTATCATTGGTTAAAGCATTTATAGCAAAAGGCATTATCGATGGAAACGTTATTGCCGTATTTACTGCAATGGGTATGTGTTGGAGTGGTTATTTAAGTACGCATACGGCTATGCTTGATACTTTAAATTACCGTGAATTGACTTCAAAAGCGCTTCTTTCACACACAATAGGCGGAATTATAGCGGGTTGTTTTGCCCACTATCTTTATGTGCTGGTAACCATGTTTATGTAA